The following coding sequences lie in one Paracidovorax avenae genomic window:
- a CDS encoding ribonucleoside-diphosphate reductase subunit alpha, producing the protein MQPALSPSSATTAPDQTPAAQGTEPAAGGHPLSHYQIIRRNGAVVPFEPQKIAVAMMKAFLAVHGTQGAASASVRETVDTLTQSVVRALMRSRPGGGTFHIEDVQDNVELSLMRGGHHEVARAYVLYRERRTQERAHQQHDRQPVPSTPVLHVIDNGQRVPLDEARLRGLIDSACANLGQDVHAAPIVAETLRNLYDGVPMDEVYKASILAARTLIEKDPDYTYATARLLLHTIVREVLGQDVVPADMGPAYAAYFPQFIQKGVDNELLDPRLLQYDLARLGAALDAGRDQQFDYLGLQTLYDRYFLHVRKTRIELPQCFFMRVAMGLALNEPDREARAIEFYEVLSSFDFMSSTPTLFNSGTLRSQLSSCYLTTVPDDLDGIYESIKENALLSKFAGGLGNDWTRVRALGSHIKGTNGESQGVVPFLKVVNDTAVAVNQGGKRKGAVCTYLETWHLDIEEFLELRKNTGDDRRRTHDMNTANWIPDLFMRRVMEKGTWTLFSPSSVPDLHDLFGADFEKAYVAYEEKAARGEIKPSRTVQATDLWRKILTMLFETGHPWITFKDACNVRSPQQHAGVVHSSNLCTEITLNTSDAETAVCNLGSVNLVRHLKDGPNGKELDHAKLRKTISTAMRMLDNVIDINYYAVEKARNSNMRHRPVGLGLMAFQDSLYELRIPYASQAAVEFADRSMEAICYYAYWASTELAQERGRYSSYPGSLWDRGILPIDTLDLLEKARGGYVEVDRAATLDWDALRQKIARDGMRNSNCVAIAPTATISNIVGVDASIEPSFGNLSVKSNLSGEFTVINGYLVRDLKRLGLWDDVMVMDLKHFKGSLHPIDRVPQDVKALYSTAFEVAPTWLVEAASRRQKWIDQAQSLNIYMAGASGKKLDETYKLAWVRGLKTTYYLRTQSATHVEMSTVNTRQLNAVSSGSDGAMQAAGSGAARPGALDAAAAAAQSQAAALPATDVKFCAIDDPTCEACQ; encoded by the coding sequence ATGCAGCCTGCGCTGAGCCCATCATCCGCCACGACCGCACCCGATCAGACGCCTGCGGCGCAGGGCACCGAGCCCGCGGCCGGCGGCCACCCGCTCTCGCACTACCAGATCATCCGCCGCAATGGCGCGGTCGTGCCTTTCGAGCCGCAGAAGATCGCCGTGGCCATGATGAAGGCCTTCCTCGCGGTGCACGGCACCCAGGGCGCGGCCTCGGCCAGCGTGCGCGAGACGGTGGACACCCTGACCCAGTCCGTGGTGCGCGCGCTCATGCGCTCGCGCCCGGGCGGCGGCACGTTCCACATCGAGGACGTGCAGGACAACGTGGAACTGAGCCTCATGCGCGGCGGCCACCATGAAGTCGCCCGCGCCTACGTGCTCTACCGCGAGCGCCGCACCCAGGAGCGTGCGCACCAGCAGCACGACCGCCAGCCCGTGCCCTCCACGCCGGTGCTGCACGTGATCGACAACGGCCAGCGCGTGCCGCTCGACGAGGCCCGCCTGCGCGGCCTGATCGACTCCGCCTGCGCCAACCTCGGCCAGGACGTGCACGCCGCACCCATCGTGGCCGAGACGCTGCGCAACCTGTATGACGGCGTCCCGATGGACGAGGTGTACAAGGCCTCCATCCTGGCCGCGCGCACGCTGATCGAGAAGGACCCCGACTACACCTACGCCACCGCCCGCCTGCTGCTGCACACCATCGTGCGCGAGGTGCTGGGCCAGGACGTGGTGCCCGCCGACATGGGCCCGGCCTATGCCGCCTACTTCCCGCAGTTCATCCAGAAGGGCGTGGACAACGAACTGCTAGACCCCCGCCTGCTGCAGTACGACCTGGCCCGCCTGGGCGCCGCGCTCGATGCCGGCCGCGACCAGCAGTTCGACTACCTGGGCCTGCAGACCCTGTACGACCGCTACTTCCTGCACGTGCGCAAGACCCGCATCGAGCTGCCCCAGTGCTTCTTCATGCGCGTGGCCATGGGCCTGGCGCTGAACGAGCCCGACCGCGAGGCCCGTGCCATCGAGTTCTACGAGGTGCTGTCGTCGTTCGACTTCATGTCGTCCACGCCCACGCTCTTCAACAGCGGCACGCTGCGCTCGCAGCTGTCCTCGTGCTACCTGACCACGGTGCCCGACGACCTCGACGGCATCTACGAATCCATCAAGGAAAACGCCCTGCTCTCCAAGTTCGCGGGCGGCCTGGGCAACGACTGGACCCGCGTGCGCGCGCTCGGCTCCCACATCAAGGGCACGAACGGCGAATCGCAGGGCGTGGTGCCGTTCCTCAAGGTGGTGAACGACACGGCCGTGGCCGTGAACCAGGGCGGCAAGCGCAAGGGTGCCGTCTGCACCTACCTGGAAACCTGGCACCTCGACATCGAGGAGTTCCTGGAGCTGCGCAAGAACACCGGCGACGACCGCCGCCGCACGCACGACATGAACACGGCCAACTGGATCCCCGACCTGTTCATGCGCCGCGTGATGGAAAAGGGCACCTGGACGCTGTTCTCTCCCTCTTCCGTGCCGGACCTGCACGACCTGTTCGGCGCCGACTTCGAGAAGGCCTACGTCGCCTATGAAGAGAAGGCCGCGCGCGGCGAGATCAAGCCTTCGCGCACCGTGCAGGCCACCGACCTGTGGCGCAAGATCCTCACGATGCTGTTCGAGACCGGCCACCCCTGGATCACGTTCAAGGACGCCTGCAACGTGCGCTCGCCCCAGCAGCACGCCGGCGTGGTGCACTCGTCCAACCTCTGCACCGAGATCACGCTCAACACCAGCGACGCCGAAACTGCCGTGTGCAACCTCGGCTCGGTGAACCTCGTGCGCCACCTGAAGGACGGCCCGAACGGCAAGGAGCTCGACCACGCCAAGCTGCGCAAGACCATCTCCACGGCCATGCGCATGCTCGACAACGTGATCGACATCAACTACTACGCGGTCGAGAAGGCTCGCAACTCCAACATGCGCCACCGCCCGGTGGGCCTGGGCCTGATGGCCTTCCAGGACAGCCTGTACGAGCTGCGCATTCCCTACGCCTCGCAGGCCGCGGTGGAATTCGCCGACCGCTCGATGGAAGCGATCTGCTACTACGCCTACTGGGCCTCCACCGAACTCGCCCAGGAACGCGGCAGGTACTCCAGCTACCCCGGCTCGCTGTGGGACCGCGGCATCCTGCCGATCGACACGCTCGACCTGCTGGAGAAGGCCCGCGGCGGCTACGTGGAAGTGGACCGCGCCGCCACCCTCGACTGGGACGCGCTGCGCCAGAAGATCGCCCGCGACGGCATGCGCAACTCCAACTGCGTGGCCATCGCCCCCACGGCCACCATCTCCAACATCGTCGGCGTGGACGCCTCGATCGAGCCGTCCTTCGGCAACCTGTCGGTCAAGTCGAACCTGTCGGGCGAGTTCACCGTCATCAACGGCTACCTCGTGCGCGACCTCAAGCGCCTGGGCCTGTGGGACGACGTGATGGTCATGGACCTCAAGCACTTCAAGGGATCGCTGCACCCGATCGACCGCGTGCCGCAGGACGTGAAGGCGCTGTATTCCACCGCCTTCGAAGTGGCGCCCACGTGGCTGGTGGAGGCCGCATCGCGCCGCCAGAAGTGGATCGACCAGGCGCAGAGCCTGAACATCTACATGGCCGGCGCATCCGGCAAGAAGCTCGACGAGACCTACAAGCTCGCCTGGGTGCGCGGCCTCAAGACCACGTACTACCTGCGCACGCAGAGCGCGACGCACGTCGAGATGAGCACCGTGAACACGCGCCAGCTCAACGCCGTTTCGTCGGGCAGCGACGGCGCGATGCAGGCCGCCGGCAGCGGCGCCGCACGCCCCGGCGCGCTCGATGCGGCCGCCGCCGCAGCGCAATCGCAGGCCGCCGCGCTGCCCGCGACCGACGTGAAGTTCTGCGCCATCGACGACCCCACCTGCGAAGCCTGCCAGTGA
- a CDS encoding sigma-54-dependent transcriptional regulator, with protein MNAPAATILVVDDEPDLRTLYELTLLREGYRVETAATVEEARRQLQTRRFDAVITDMRLPDGFGMELLQEIRQQKRRERCVVMTAYGSAENAVEALRSGAFDYLTKPVDLKQFRSVVASAVQGTGGVPPPRSARPGPPGASTAASLSGLDPLVGDSEAMRNVKQRIAKVARSMAPVLIRGESGTGKELVARALHGCSQRADGPLVAVNCGAIPENLLEAEFFGARKGSYTGASQDRDGYFQAARGGTLFLDEIGDLPLSMQAKLLRAIQERSVRPLGSTQEDTVDVRIVSATHRDLAADVQAGRFRQDLYYRLNVIEVVIPPLRERREDLPALCAALLDRIAAETGLPAPPLTGEALADIARHPLTGNVRELENLLHRAVALSDGGELHIECPADAAAGTPRAPAASAPAPEAPGTPAGTADPLPAAHVPLPSDLQGWLDQQEREILVRALREHGFNRTATAARLGISLRQIRYRIDRLAIATPQDDDAPDDHAAS; from the coding sequence ATGAATGCCCCCGCCGCCACCATCCTGGTCGTCGATGACGAGCCCGACCTGCGCACGCTCTACGAACTCACGCTGCTGCGCGAGGGCTACCGCGTGGAGACGGCGGCGACCGTCGAGGAGGCGCGCCGGCAGCTCCAGACCCGGCGGTTCGACGCCGTCATCACCGACATGCGCCTGCCGGACGGCTTCGGCATGGAACTGCTGCAGGAGATCCGCCAGCAGAAGCGGCGCGAGCGCTGCGTGGTGATGACCGCCTACGGCTCGGCGGAGAACGCCGTCGAGGCACTGCGCTCCGGCGCGTTCGACTACCTCACCAAGCCGGTGGACCTCAAGCAGTTCCGCTCCGTGGTCGCCTCGGCCGTGCAGGGCACGGGCGGCGTGCCGCCGCCCCGCTCCGCGCGGCCCGGCCCGCCGGGAGCCTCCACGGCCGCCAGCCTGTCCGGGCTCGATCCGCTCGTGGGCGACTCGGAGGCCATGCGCAACGTCAAGCAGCGCATCGCCAAGGTCGCGCGCAGCATGGCTCCCGTGCTGATCCGCGGCGAATCGGGCACCGGCAAGGAACTCGTCGCCCGTGCCCTGCACGGCTGCAGCCAGCGCGCCGACGGCCCGCTGGTGGCCGTGAACTGCGGCGCCATCCCCGAGAACCTGCTGGAGGCGGAATTCTTCGGCGCGCGCAAGGGCTCCTACACCGGCGCCAGCCAGGACCGGGACGGCTACTTCCAGGCCGCCCGCGGGGGCACGCTGTTCCTCGACGAGATCGGCGACCTGCCCCTGTCCATGCAGGCCAAGCTGCTGCGCGCCATCCAGGAGCGCAGCGTGCGCCCCCTGGGGTCCACCCAGGAGGACACCGTGGACGTGCGGATCGTCAGCGCCACCCACCGCGATCTCGCCGCCGACGTGCAGGCGGGCCGCTTCCGGCAGGATCTCTACTACCGCCTCAACGTGATCGAGGTCGTGATCCCGCCGCTGCGCGAGCGCCGCGAGGACCTTCCCGCCCTGTGCGCCGCGCTGCTCGACCGCATCGCCGCGGAGACCGGCCTGCCCGCGCCTCCGCTGACCGGCGAGGCCCTGGCGGACATCGCCCGGCACCCGCTCACCGGCAACGTGCGCGAACTGGAGAACCTGCTGCACCGCGCCGTGGCGCTGAGCGACGGCGGCGAACTCCACATCGAATGCCCCGCGGACGCCGCTGCCGGCACGCCGCGCGCACCCGCGGCCTCAGCCCCGGCGCCCGAGGCCCCCGGCACGCCTGCCGGCACCGCGGACCCTCTCCCCGCAGCCCACGTGCCTCTGCCCAGCGACCTGCAGGGCTGGCTCGACCAGCAGGAGCGCGAGATCCTGGTGCGCGCCCTGCGCGAGCACGGGTTCAACCGCACGGCCACCGCCGCCCGCCTGGGCATCAGCCTGCGGCAGATCCGCTACCGCATCGACCGCCTGGCCATCGCCACGCCGCAGGACGACGACGCGCCCGACGACCATGCAGCCTCCTGA
- a CDS encoding ribonucleotide-diphosphate reductase subunit beta: MLNWDEEVKPSSQKTPDGGLQSHRPDMAPPASFQSPALQAVATSASPAAASTSNAATPAQHRRVNAADKRIINGQTDVNQLVPFKYKWAWEKYLATCANHWMPQEVNMTRDIALWKDPNGLTEDERRIVKRNLGFFVTADSLAANNIVLGTYRHITAPECRQFLLRQAFEEAIHTHAYQYIVESLGLDESEIFNAYNEVDSIRNKDEFLIPFIEAIMDPDFKTGTPETDQTLLKSLIVFACLMEGLFFYVGFTQILALGRQNKMTGAAEQYQYILRDESMHCNFGIDLINQLKLENPHLWTAEFKEEIKGLFMKAVELEYQYAEDTMPRGVLGMNASMFKGYLRYIANRRATQIGLEALFPNEENPFPWMSEMIDLKKERNFFETRVIEYQSGGALSWD; this comes from the coding sequence ATGCTGAACTGGGACGAAGAAGTCAAGCCCTCATCGCAGAAAACTCCGGACGGCGGTCTGCAAAGCCACCGTCCCGACATGGCGCCCCCTGCGTCTTTCCAGAGCCCGGCACTGCAGGCCGTGGCCACCTCCGCATCCCCCGCCGCGGCCTCGACTTCCAACGCCGCGACACCCGCACAGCACCGCCGCGTGAATGCCGCCGACAAGCGCATCATCAACGGCCAGACCGACGTCAACCAGCTCGTTCCCTTCAAGTACAAGTGGGCCTGGGAAAAGTACCTGGCCACCTGCGCCAACCACTGGATGCCGCAGGAGGTCAACATGACCCGCGACATCGCGCTGTGGAAGGACCCGAACGGCCTGACCGAGGACGAGCGCCGCATCGTCAAGCGCAACCTCGGCTTCTTCGTCACCGCCGATTCGCTGGCCGCCAACAACATCGTGCTGGGCACGTACCGCCACATCACCGCGCCCGAGTGCCGCCAGTTCCTGCTGCGCCAGGCCTTCGAGGAAGCGATCCACACGCACGCCTACCAGTACATCGTCGAGTCGCTCGGCCTCGACGAGAGCGAGATCTTCAACGCCTACAACGAAGTCGATTCGATCCGCAACAAGGACGAGTTCCTGATCCCCTTCATCGAGGCGATCATGGACCCCGACTTCAAGACCGGCACGCCCGAGACCGACCAGACCCTGCTGAAGTCGCTCATCGTGTTCGCCTGCCTGATGGAAGGCCTGTTCTTCTACGTCGGCTTCACGCAGATCCTCGCGCTGGGCCGCCAGAACAAGATGACCGGCGCCGCCGAGCAGTACCAGTACATCCTGCGCGACGAGTCGATGCACTGCAACTTCGGCATCGACCTGATCAACCAGCTCAAGCTCGAGAACCCGCACCTCTGGACCGCGGAGTTCAAGGAAGAGATCAAGGGCCTGTTCATGAAGGCCGTCGAGCTGGAGTACCAGTACGCGGAAGACACCATGCCCCGCGGCGTGCTGGGCATGAACGCGTCCATGTTCAAGGGCTACCTGCGCTACATCGCCAACCGGCGCGCCACGCAGATCGGCCTGGAGGCGCTCTTCCCCAACGAAGAGAATCCTTTCCCCTGGATGAGCGAGATGATCGACCTGAAGAAGGAACGCAACTTCTTCGAGACGCGCGTCATCGAGTACCAGTCCGGCGGCGCACTGTCCTGGGATTAG
- the ampD gene encoding 1,6-anhydro-N-acetylmuramyl-L-alanine amidase AmpD: MQPPDPMNDARGGSGPGEAGPRWNGGWYLPATALPSPNFGPRPTRAAIDLIVVHSISLPPGEYGTGEVQRLFTNALDWDAHPYYAGIRGLQVSAHFFIERSGRVWQFVDCGDRAWHAGPSAYRGRDNCNDDSIGIELEGLEGDTFEPAQYQALATLCRDIAQRYPVAHVAGHEHVAPGRKQDPGPGFDWRELQSRLGSPRIDFPPQVKPS; the protein is encoded by the coding sequence ATGCAGCCTCCTGATCCCATGAACGATGCCCGGGGCGGCAGCGGCCCGGGCGAGGCCGGCCCGCGCTGGAACGGTGGCTGGTATCTGCCCGCCACCGCCCTGCCCTCGCCGAACTTCGGCCCCCGCCCCACCCGGGCCGCCATCGATCTCATCGTGGTGCATTCCATCAGCCTGCCCCCGGGCGAATATGGCACCGGCGAAGTCCAGCGCCTCTTCACCAATGCGCTGGACTGGGATGCCCACCCCTACTACGCCGGCATCCGCGGCCTGCAGGTCTCGGCCCACTTCTTCATCGAGCGCAGCGGTCGGGTGTGGCAGTTCGTGGACTGCGGCGACCGCGCATGGCATGCCGGCCCGTCCGCCTACCGGGGCCGGGACAACTGCAACGACGACTCGATCGGCATCGAACTGGAAGGACTGGAAGGCGACACCTTCGAACCCGCCCAGTACCAGGCGCTCGCCACGCTGTGCCGCGACATCGCGCAACGCTATCCCGTGGCCCACGTCGCGGGCCACGAGCATGTCGCGCCCGGGCGCAAGCAGGACCCCGGACCGGGGTTCGACTGGCGGGAACTGCAGTCCCGGCTGGGCAGCCCGCGCATCGACTTCCCGCCGCAAGTCAAGCCCTCCTGA
- a CDS encoding carbohydrate kinase family protein encodes MAALICGSLAFDTIMTFEGRFAEQILPDQLHILNVSFLVPSLRRDFGGCAGNIAYSLKLLGGNPVPMAMLGSDGGDYLQRLQDLGIDTRHVGRVDETYTAQALIMTDRDNNQITAFHPGAMMLAHRSRITAEPDLRLGIIAPDGRDAMIEHAAQFEAAGIPFVFDPGQGLPMFGGEELARFIGQASWVTVNDYEGRMLCERTGWSFAEISRKVRGLVVTLGADGCDVWEDGVATRVPPVQPASVVDPTGCGDAWRGALLFGLEQGWPLARCAALGNRLGALKIAQRGPQNYQLDFVPA; translated from the coding sequence ATGGCTGCCCTGATTTGCGGTTCCCTGGCCTTTGACACCATCATGACCTTCGAGGGTCGCTTCGCCGAGCAGATCCTGCCGGACCAGCTGCACATCCTCAACGTGTCGTTCCTCGTGCCGTCCCTGCGGCGGGACTTCGGCGGCTGCGCGGGCAACATCGCCTACAGCCTCAAGCTGCTGGGCGGCAATCCCGTGCCCATGGCGATGCTGGGCAGCGATGGCGGCGACTACCTGCAGCGCCTGCAGGACCTCGGCATCGATACGCGCCATGTGGGCCGGGTGGACGAGACCTATACCGCGCAGGCGCTCATCATGACCGACCGCGACAACAACCAGATCACGGCCTTCCATCCGGGCGCGATGATGCTCGCGCACCGGTCGCGCATCACCGCCGAGCCCGACCTGCGCCTGGGCATCATCGCGCCGGACGGCCGCGATGCCATGATCGAGCACGCTGCGCAGTTCGAGGCCGCGGGCATCCCGTTCGTGTTCGACCCGGGCCAGGGCCTGCCGATGTTCGGCGGCGAGGAGCTTGCGCGCTTCATCGGCCAGGCGAGCTGGGTGACCGTGAACGACTATGAAGGCCGCATGCTGTGCGAGCGCACGGGCTGGAGCTTCGCGGAGATCTCGCGCAAGGTGCGCGGCCTCGTGGTCACCCTGGGCGCGGACGGCTGCGATGTCTGGGAGGACGGCGTGGCCACGCGCGTGCCGCCCGTGCAGCCGGCCAGCGTGGTGGACCCCACGGGCTGCGGCGACGCATGGCGTGGCGCACTGCTCTTCGGCCTGGAGCAGGGCTGGCCGCTCGCGCGCTGTGCGGCGCTGGGCAACCGCCTGGGAGCGCTCAAGATCGCGCAGCGCGGGCCGCAGAACTACCAGCTCGATTTCGTGCCGGCCTGA
- a CDS encoding DUF3426 domain-containing protein, with the protein MSQITRCPACGTTFKVVADQLRISEGWVRCGQCKEVFDASANLLPGPARPAELLPPMALPGSAPAPVPAPAAAAPAASAPAPVSGPAVPSVPTARAQQAAPPRPGEPVALPGSAPAAVPVFLSARAASPEAHGEDPGWSLEPLSPMAWRVRAPAAAPRADPLPAQAPAPSVPRAAAEEAAREPGPAGAILPHPPGASPAPQESDSGGYELPFAELRDSGWPDEEALDAEDSLSPQGGMPLPGRMEAASEPAPAPQDEDEPPLDDASEQAVARELAHEGIDTDTDPVDIATQAMPLPEPAMPAVAPPSPPSVWRSALTPAPSRGTEDDDDDDPDGEGAHASNEPGFMRAARRRAWWRRPAVRIALGLAGVLLLGALLLQVGLQERDRLASQHPALRPLLQVLCAPLQCRIAPPRRIADVVIDSSSFNKARGDGFLLALTIRSRADFPVAMPALELTLTDAQEQPVLRRVLLPQDLSAPAELPAHGEWGGTWPVNVGAAGGARVAGYRLLAFYP; encoded by the coding sequence ATGAGCCAGATCACCCGCTGCCCCGCCTGTGGCACGACCTTCAAGGTCGTCGCGGACCAGTTGCGCATTTCCGAAGGCTGGGTCCGGTGCGGGCAGTGCAAGGAGGTGTTCGACGCCTCCGCGAATCTCCTGCCGGGGCCGGCGCGGCCTGCGGAGCTGTTGCCGCCCATGGCGTTGCCGGGGAGCGCGCCTGCGCCTGTTCCCGCGCCGGCGGCCGCCGCCCCGGCTGCGTCGGCGCCCGCCCCGGTGTCCGGCCCGGCCGTACCGAGCGTCCCGACGGCCCGGGCGCAGCAGGCAGCGCCGCCGCGTCCCGGGGAGCCGGTGGCCCTGCCCGGATCGGCTCCTGCCGCCGTGCCGGTCTTCCTGTCGGCACGGGCAGCCTCTCCGGAGGCGCATGGCGAGGATCCCGGCTGGAGCCTCGAGCCGCTGTCGCCCATGGCATGGCGCGTGCGCGCGCCGGCCGCGGCACCGCGGGCGGATCCCCTGCCTGCCCAGGCGCCGGCACCTTCTGTACCGCGCGCCGCTGCCGAGGAAGCCGCCAGGGAGCCCGGTCCTGCCGGCGCCATCCTGCCCCATCCCCCAGGTGCCTCGCCCGCGCCGCAGGAGTCCGACTCGGGCGGCTACGAACTGCCTTTCGCCGAGCTGCGCGATTCCGGATGGCCCGACGAGGAGGCGCTGGACGCGGAGGACTCCCTGTCGCCGCAAGGCGGCATGCCCCTGCCCGGGCGCATGGAAGCCGCCTCCGAACCCGCCCCCGCGCCGCAGGACGAGGATGAACCGCCGCTGGACGATGCGTCGGAGCAGGCCGTCGCCAGGGAACTGGCGCACGAGGGCATCGATACGGACACCGATCCGGTGGACATCGCCACCCAGGCGATGCCGCTGCCCGAGCCCGCCATGCCTGCCGTGGCGCCACCGTCCCCGCCCTCGGTATGGCGCTCCGCGCTTACACCGGCGCCCAGCCGGGGCACGGAGGACGACGACGATGACGATCCGGACGGGGAGGGTGCTCACGCCTCCAACGAGCCGGGATTCATGCGCGCGGCACGGCGCAGGGCGTGGTGGCGCAGGCCGGCGGTGCGCATCGCGCTGGGCCTGGCCGGCGTGCTGTTGCTGGGGGCGCTGCTGCTGCAGGTCGGCCTGCAGGAGCGGGACCGGCTGGCCTCGCAGCATCCTGCGCTGCGTCCCCTGCTGCAGGTGCTGTGCGCTCCGCTGCAGTGCCGCATCGCTCCGCCCCGGCGCATTGCCGACGTGGTCATCGACAGCTCTTCCTTCAACAAGGCGCGCGGGGACGGTTTCCTGCTCGCGCTCACCATCCGCAGCCGCGCGGATTTCCCCGTGGCCATGCCGGCGCTGGAGCTGACGCTCACCGACGCGCAGGAGCAGCCCGTCCTGCGGCGCGTGCTGCTGCCGCAGGATCTCTCGGCCCCCGCGGAACTGCCCGCCCATGGCGAGTGGGGCGGCACATGGCCGGTGAACGTGGGCGCGGCCGGCGGTGCGCGCGTGGCGGGCTACCGGTTGCTGGCCTTCTATCCATGA
- a CDS encoding histone: MATAKKTTAAKKAAPAAKKAASTKAATTVKKAAAAPASAKKAAATTKKAAPAKKAAAPAKKAAAPAKKAAAPAKKAAAPAKKAAAPAKKAAAPAKKAAAPAKKAAAPAKKAAAPAKKAAAPAKKAAAPAKKAAAPAKKAAAPAKKAAAPAKKAAAAPAKKATGTTKAAAPKKAAPKKAASKASAPAPAPAAQTTLNPQAAWPFPTGTKP; this comes from the coding sequence ATGGCAACTGCGAAGAAGACGACCGCCGCCAAGAAGGCAGCACCCGCCGCGAAGAAAGCGGCTTCCACCAAGGCAGCGACGACCGTGAAGAAGGCCGCCGCAGCACCGGCATCGGCCAAGAAGGCCGCCGCCACGACGAAGAAGGCCGCACCGGCGAAGAAGGCTGCAGCCCCCGCCAAGAAGGCAGCTGCACCGGCAAAGAAGGCCGCAGCCCCCGCCAAGAAGGCAGCCGCACCGGCGAAGAAGGCCGCAGCCCCCGCCAAGAAGGCAGCTGCACCGGCAAAGAAGGCCGCAGCCCCCGCCAAGAAGGCAGCCGCACCGGCAAAGAAGGCCGCAGCCCCCGCCAAGAAGGCAGCCGCACCGGCGAAGAAGGCCGCAGCCCCCGCCAAGAAGGCAGCTGCACCGGCGAAGAAGGCCGCAGCTCCCGCCAAGAAGGCAGCCGCACCGGCGAAGAAGGCCGCAGCAGCTCCTGCCAAGAAGGCCACCGGCACCACCAAGGCTGCCGCACCGAAGAAGGCTGCTCCGAAGAAGGCGGCCTCCAAGGCCTCTGCCCCTGCGCCTGCTCCTGCAGCACAGACCACGCTGAACCCGCAGGCCGCATGGCCTTTCCCGACGGGCACCAAGCCCTGA